In the genome of Longimicrobium sp., the window GAAGCGGAAGTGGAAGGTGGTCGACGCACTCCGACGGAGAGACCGCGTCACGCTCGTGCCAGACATGATCCGGCTTGCCTTTGGTCGTAGCGTGTTGCCGGGCGGGGCCGGTTCGTCCTTCAGCGTAGCGCTTCGTAAAAACGAACTAGATCTGAAACCTGAGGATGTGGCTCACGAGACCAGGGTTATGGCGGGAGCGGCCCTGGCCGCGTTTATCGAATCGGACGAACGCGAACTCGCTGACCGCGCGGCGCTCGCGGTACTTTGCGTCACGTGCGCAGGGCTTGGCCCGAAGCCCTTGCCGGCAGATCTGCCAATCATCGCCGAGAATTATCTCCTTCGCCGCCGACGTTTGCGCTGGGCAAAGCGCGAGCGATTACCGTTCCAGAGTAGCGCCACTTTCCCGGGAAATTATCAAGCGCAACTTGCTTCTGTTATCAAGAACCCCCAGGAGGGATACTTGGGGGGGCAGGCCGCAGCCGTTGTGAAGAGCATCGCCTCCGGCGTGGCTGCGGTTTCTGCGGACACGGCCTCGCTCGGTCAATCGACTGCTCAAGCCTTTGAGACAGTCTGGCTAGAGGTGCGGCGCCTTCGCGAAGAAACAATCATCCTGTGGTGGATGTTCGGAGAGCAGAGTTCTCTAGTCGGCAAGTTCTTCCGAGAGTTTGGGCGAGCCTCGGCGGTACTTCAGGTAGCTCTGGAAATGGCTGAACTCACCGATGGACCTCCCGGGCCGCTTGCAGCACCTGCGTTCCTCGCTCGCGTATTGCAACTGACTCAGGCTACCGAGCATCCAGTGACCATTGAGGCTGCAATAGCCGGCTCCGATCCGTCCAGTATCACTAAGCTTTGCGAGCCAGTTTCTGCCGAATTGGTAGAGCTCACCCCCGTTCACGCGGCGGCGCATACGTGGGTAGAATTTCAGGGGGATGCAAGCTGGACGAAACTCGTCCAGACCCGCTACGGCATCGATGTGTCGGCCGAGGTGGCTGACGTTACTCTCGCGCTCCAATGTTATCATGAGCGGTTGCTTCGAGAACTCCTCCAACCGCTCGCGGCCGAATGACTGACGTAGCCACCATCCCGCAATGCCGACTTGCAAATTGCCCGGTTGCTGCTTCAGGCTTGTGCTTAGAAGGTTTCTCGGCGCCTGACACTCAGTGCCCGAATTTCGGACTTGTCCAAGTTAGTCCTCCAATCGAAACGGAACCGGCGGTTTCGGCTGGGGGGGAGAGCCCCGAGCGGGGGTGGCAGACGTTGCATTCAGGGCTACAAATCGATACTGCGGGCGCGTTCGGTTTGATGAGGAGAAGTGGGGCGCGCATTATTGTACTCGCCGGCGATGTTGAGAGCGGGAAAACAACTCTGCTGGTCAGTCTTTTTGAGCGGTTCCATGAAGGGCCGTTCTGCGGGTACGACTTCGCCGGCTCACGATCGCTCCTTGCGTTTGAGCAGCGTTGTCACGACTCCCGTGCGGCATCACAAGCCGAGGTTCCGGAGACCCAGCGCACCGAGCTTTCGACCTCCGGATTCCTGCACGTGTGCGTTCGTGGTGATGATCGCCGAAGACATGAGTTGTTGTTTTGGGACTTCACAGGGGAGGTCTACCAGCGGGCGCGGGATTCGCTGCTCGATGCTGAGCAGCTTCAAGTGGTCGGATCTGCAAATCACTTCGCACTGATATTGGATGGAAATCAACTCGCACAGCCGCGGCTGCGTGCGGTAGCTGTCACCCATGCGCGGACACTTCTCCGGAGCCTCGTCGAAGCGGGCGTACTCGCTTACACCACGCCCGTTGATCTACTTGTTACTAAATGGGACGAAGTGGTTGGTAGCGATCCCAGAGATGAAACGGTCATTTTTACCGAGGCTGCAGTTGCTCGGCTCCTGGCGGAATTTGGGTCGCAATTCGCGCACATACGGGTCTACCGAGTGGCTGCACGGCCCCAAGCAGCGGATCTGCCATTCGGGTTCGGCTTGGATGACTTGTTCGCGCACTGGTTGGATGATGGACCAAGGCCGGTTAGTAGAACTGCCGACGCGCCAGAGCCGGGGCTGATTTTGACCCCGTTCGATAATTTCAGATTTGAGCGTGACCATGGATAACATTGAGAACCGTTTCCTGATGCTCGGCTTACCCGGAAGCGGGAAAACAACGTTTCTGGCGGCTTTCTGGCACGTTGTAGCAGATGCGGAGGGAGGCCGTCTTTCTGCAGCTGCGCTGCCCGCAGATCGGCGGTACCTAAACGCCATCCGAACTCGGTGGGAGCAAGGCCTGCCCGCAGAGCGGACACTCTTCACGGCGGATCACACGGCCTCCATGCGGGTCCGGGATCAAGTTAGCGGGGGCGAGGCGGATTTGCTGTTTCCTGATCTCTCCGGTGAACACTTTGAACGTCAGTGGACCGAGCGTCACTGCCTGAATTCATACTTGGACATGGTTCGGGAATCAGCGGGAGCTCTGCTGTTTCTCCATCCAGATCGGGTGATACCGCCACTTCGCCTAGAAGAAGTTTTTGCCTTGGCAAAAAGCCTCGGTGCGCCGGTCTCCGCACCGGATGCTCGTGTGAAGCCAATCCCATTCACACCAAGTAGTGCCGCTACGTCCGCACAACTGGTTGACGTTCTGCAAGTGCTTGCAGACCATGCGCCGAAAGTCTCCTTTCCGCTCGGAATCGTCATCTCTGCGTGGGACAAAGTTCGCGGGATCCATGCACCGCCCGCACCTTCCGAGTGGCTAAGTAGGGAACTTCCGCTTTTGGAGCAATACCTCCGGAGCAACGATGATCGGTTCTATATCCGAGTATTTGGAGTGAGCGCCCAAGGTTGGGATTATCCGGGCGATGACCAGCTACTCCGGTCGACTCCGAATCCTTCCGACCGGATCACCGTTGTAGCTGACAACGAAGAGCCCCACAGAGACATCACGTCGCCGGTTTCATGGTTGCTGAGTACATCTCAGGCGAGACGTGAGGAAACGTGACTACGATCTCGCTCGACCAAGTCCTTCACGGTTAC includes:
- a CDS encoding GTPase-associated system all-helical protein GASH, with product MIMLTQFPDWYRTVHPEPSSELLKRKWKVVDALRRRDRVTLVPDMIRLAFGRSVLPGGAGSSFSVALRKNELDLKPEDVAHETRVMAGAALAAFIESDERELADRAALAVLCVTCAGLGPKPLPADLPIIAENYLLRRRRLRWAKRERLPFQSSATFPGNYQAQLASVIKNPQEGYLGGQAAAVVKSIASGVAAVSADTASLGQSTAQAFETVWLEVRRLREETIILWWMFGEQSSLVGKFFREFGRASAVLQVALEMAELTDGPPGPLAAPAFLARVLQLTQATEHPVTIEAAIAGSDPSSITKLCEPVSAELVELTPVHAAAHTWVEFQGDASWTKLVQTRYGIDVSAEVADVTLALQCYHERLLRELLQPLAAE
- a CDS encoding TRAFAC clade GTPase domain-containing protein — encoded protein: MTDVATIPQCRLANCPVAASGLCLEGFSAPDTQCPNFGLVQVSPPIETEPAVSAGGESPERGWQTLHSGLQIDTAGAFGLMRRSGARIIVLAGDVESGKTTLLVSLFERFHEGPFCGYDFAGSRSLLAFEQRCHDSRAASQAEVPETQRTELSTSGFLHVCVRGDDRRRHELLFWDFTGEVYQRARDSLLDAEQLQVVGSANHFALILDGNQLAQPRLRAVAVTHARTLLRSLVEAGVLAYTTPVDLLVTKWDEVVGSDPRDETVIFTEAAVARLLAEFGSQFAHIRVYRVAARPQAADLPFGFGLDDLFAHWLDDGPRPVSRTADAPEPGLILTPFDNFRFERDHG
- a CDS encoding TRAFAC clade GTPase domain-containing protein, with the protein product MDNIENRFLMLGLPGSGKTTFLAAFWHVVADAEGGRLSAAALPADRRYLNAIRTRWEQGLPAERTLFTADHTASMRVRDQVSGGEADLLFPDLSGEHFERQWTERHCLNSYLDMVRESAGALLFLHPDRVIPPLRLEEVFALAKSLGAPVSAPDARVKPIPFTPSSAATSAQLVDVLQVLADHAPKVSFPLGIVISAWDKVRGIHAPPAPSEWLSRELPLLEQYLRSNDDRFYIRVFGVSAQGWDYPGDDQLLRSTPNPSDRITVVADNEEPHRDITSPVSWLLSTSQARREET